Part of the Peromyscus leucopus breed LL Stock chromosome 6, UCI_PerLeu_2.1, whole genome shotgun sequence genome, gggaggtcttttgccctgccccttggcattgttataaaaagccctccTTCAGAAGCAGAACAGTCattggattttgatccaggtcctcccgaagttATCCTGTGTTGCTTTTCTCCTCttcgctatctttctatctagaAGTTtcctatccctctctcctcctcacagaaCTCCTTTGAAAAGGTAGGAGCCGGCCTCCCACACTTGCTCAGTGTGGACCTACATGTTATCCTGACTCGCCAGAGGAGCTATGTCTGCCTTTCTGGTGCCCTGTGAgaggtaaccaaccacttccAAGTGGATCTGAGGCCCACTTACAGGAATACATACCTGGCACAGTAAACCTCATCAGAAGTCTGTGGTTGGTCACAGGCCCTAGTAGAGAAGCTACTACTTTCTTTTGCTAGACACgatgaattcattaaaaataccttctaaatatttaggTCCATGCCCAGGTATGGTAagacgccttttttttttttttttgcagtgggtAGCAGTTACTACCAAGACTCAGAGCTGGTCAAAAGTGCTGAGAGTAAGTGTCTCAAGATGCTCGGTTCTaagtgggacatctgtatcacctcttccaaagctcagggaacactgcaggAGAGGGGCAGAGAACATGTACAagtgggaggaaggggcagagagcAGCAGTGTGGAATGCTGTTCTGGGTAGGACATGGGAGTCGCACCTgggaactcacagaagctgttgATCGACTGCACATGACTGGACCAGTCGGCACTTTGTAATGGAGGGTCCAGgagctcatgaggccccacctcGCCCTGAGGACCTACAGGCAGTTAATGATTACTGGGGGGAAGAGACATTGTCTTCAATGGTGTAGCACTAGTAAGCTTCCCATGAGCCTctaaataacccctcacccataagCAATTAAACTCACTGGGTCACCTATGTCCCCcaaagacatgaaagcagaaagagaactaGCTGGGAAAAGGGCCATCAGTGGGAATGAAAGGTggatgagaggaggaggaggggtaaCTGCACCTCAGAATCCACTATACACACACGGAGGAAGCATCATAATGAAGCATCTATACcatatactaataaaaattagTTTGGGGGCTgaggtacagctcagtggcaaaggATAGGCTTCTCAGGCTGAGGCCACAGGCTGAGCCCTTAGCACGCCCTCTCCTATTTAAAGGCAGTACTCACAGCTTAGACTTTGTGTTGTTCAGTAAGTCTTCCTCGTCACTAGACTCGCCTTTCTTTTCATCACTGTCTGATGATTCTTcactgtcttcctcttcttcctcctcctcttcctcaacaGCAACTTCGCTCGGGGCCTTGTCTTCCAGGTAAAAATTTTTATCAGCACTCAATCCAGGAGTTCTATCAATTACAAACAGTGCGCTACCACAGGCCGGCTCTTCCGAGTCTCCACTTGACGACTCCTTCTGGCCACCGTTTTCAACAGGACACACAGTGTCCTTTTCAATCTCGCTGTTTTCAGACTGTTGGCTTTCATCACTGCTAAGAAACAGTAAAACAGAACTATCCATATCCTGAGACACGCCGAGTTCAGACTTGGATAGTCTAGTATCACATTCAGGACCCACATCACTTAGGCTGTTGTTTTCCCCGACACCAACACTTGTGGGCTCTTCATTACTATCACCGTGATCACTGAATTGTGTCAAGTCGCCCGTCTTTAGGCTGTCTGCTCCCTCTTCATTCAGTCTTTCTATTTTCACAACTGCAAACTTGTTCTCTAATGACTTCATTATGGCCTCACTGTGTGGACTTGAAGGCTGTGATATGGCTTTACTATTCGGGGTGCTTGAATGATTCTGAGAAGCTGACTGCTGAAGGTGAGGGTCTTGAACTTCAGAAAGATTCAACTGGGAATCTCtcccatcaatttttttttcgtCTATTATTTTGGTGTCCTCTTCATCTAGGCTCTGACAATTCTCCTTCCTGATTTCTGTAAGAGATGCAACACTGGCTTGGTTTCCTTCTTGTCTATGCAAATGTTGGTGGTTCTgtgttgttagttttttttctgaatttctgtGGATGGAATCATCGAGGTCATTATTAGAGAAATCCGGCCTATTTACCTGAGAAAGTGGTCTTGCTGGTAACTGAGAGGTCTGTCTAACATCCGAGTCTTCCGAATTCACAGATGTATCCatgatttgctttttatttcctggTATAACCTTAGTATCTTCCTTCTCAGCCTGGGCCTGTAATTTCTTCTGCATACCCCTGGCTAGTCTCCTGGCTGTAGCCCCAAGGGAGGAAATGCCTGAGCATGAGGATTCAGCATCAGATATGGCTTCTGCCTGTGATTCTTGGCTTGACTCTCTTTCAGATTTACCcttctttcttctgctgcttctttCTGTGGAAGGTACAATCATGGAAACCCCCGAAGCATGAGACTCTGCGTCAGAAACAACTCCTTCATCGAGAGATTCGTGTTGAGGGGTGATTTTCTGCCTTTTCCTAACACTGGACTTTGGGGTGGGTGCAATTacaaccttcctcttcctagtTACTCTTACAATGGGCTCCTGGACCtccaacacagaagaaaccccTGAAGCATGGGACTCTGCCTCAGAGGCCTCTGCATCGGTGGCTGGTTCAGCTATCTCTGCTGGAGGGCCTGCATTTCTACTTTTCCTCTTTCTGGAGAGGGCTGAACTTTGTTTCTCAGCAGTCTGTGGCTCAGCAGTACTTCTGTCATCCGATCCtgattctttcttgctttctagaTGTGTCCCAATTCCTTGAGGGGCAGAACTCtgcaaaccaaaaacaaacagtatCATTTAGATAGGGCCGGGACAAGAGAAAGCAAATGCGGTAAGATCTCAAACAGCAAAACTGAATAAGGTACCAAACAAAGCCGAACTCATGATGAAGTAATTTTTTtcagaaggcagaactgaaaagagaattttctccacttagagaaaaggaaaaaaaaatccaaatcatTTATAGAAGCCCAGGGTGGCGGGGGAGTTAAGTACTAACTGAACAGATATGGCGTATATACATTTATGAGTGTATAAGGGAATCCGCTGCTTGCCTGGTTTTTACATACAGGAAAGGGCTGCTCAACATCCTTTACCACACAAGCtaaagagcatggcagcaggagacaGTCAGAAGCTCTGAGAGACACACTGCCGCCCTTAATACGCCAGAGGAGTTGGTGCTGGGCCACCGCCGGCTTCCCCACGTGAAAACAGTGCCCCTCCCATCCCCGAAACGAGGCTCGAGAGTGGTGGCTGCAATCTCCCCTGGTACAGAAAGCTTAAAAGGACTGCACACGGCAACCAACCTACACTCCGGGAAGTGCCTAAAAGACGCCAGGGCCAACCAGGTTCGGGCCGACTGGGCGCAGCACTACGCGCGCAAGGCTCGGGTCCTCCTCGCCCTCCTCCGCTCCTCCTCGCCCTCCTCCGCCCCGCCGAGCCTCCTCACTCCCCTCCACCCGGCCGAGCGGCTCTGCCTAGCGGCGAGGAGACTCGGGGAGCCTGGGATCGCTCACCTTCTGCTGGGAGCTTTCCGACGCGGCCCGGAGTGTGGTCCGGGACAGCCCGGACCTGGTGACCACCATTTCCCCGACGCTGCCCTCGCAGCCAGCGCGGCTTCCTCTGTCCCGTCGCTCCGGAAGTGCGTCAGACAAGGGCTTCGCTTATGAGTCCCCGCGGAAACCGAGGCTCGGAAGAACCGTTCCTTCCCCGGCTCCGGGGCAGTTCTAGCCGGgggtcgccgccgccgccgcggggaGAGCGGTCAACCGGAAGGAGACGGCCCGCCCGCCTCTTGTTCCGAGCGTCGCCCGCGGTGCTGCCCGCGGCCGTAGAGGCCTTCCTCGCCATTTTACACAGAGTGGGAAGTTGCGTTATTTACCCTGCTTTCCGTCCGTCTTCTTTGCAGTAATTGTAAGATCTTTGACCCGAATCTTGACTGAAGCCAAAGGGGGACTTGACTTCTTTTAGAAAGCACCAGTATTTGTTAAGTTAAAGATAAATGAGATTTCGAGGTTTGTTTGGACACAAGGATGTACGTTAAGTGCCTGGGACCTCGGAGAATAATTAGAAAGCTCGGGATTTAACTAAGATGTCTCCGGAtttaaaataagctttaaaattaaaaaaaagaaagaaagaaaaaaaattgtggagAGGTGTTAGCATTCCGGCATTTACACCGGCCTGCTCTCGGGGACCTAGCAGACTGCGTCATCAGTAGCAGCCA contains:
- the Dnttip2 gene encoding deoxynucleotidyltransferase terminal-interacting protein 2 isoform X2 yields the protein MVVTRSGLSRTTLRAASESSQQKSSAPQGIGTHLESKKESGSDDRSTAEPQTAEKQSSALSRKRKSRNAGPPAEIAEPATDAEASEAESHASGVSSVLEVQEPIVRVTRKRKVVIAPTPKSSVRKRQKITPQHESLDEGVVSDAESHASGVSMIVPSTERSSRRKKGKSERESSQESQAEAISDAESSCSGISSLGATARRLARGMQKKLQAQAEKEDTKVIPGNKKQIMDTSVNSEDSDVRQTSQLPARPLSQVNRPDFSNNDLDDSIHRNSEKKLTTQNHQHLHRQEGNQASVASLTEIRKENCQSLDEEDTKIIDEKKIDGRDSQLNLSEVQDPHLQQSASQNHSSTPNSKAISQPSSPHSEAIMKSLENKFAVVKIERLNEEGADSLKTGDLTQFSDHGDSNEEPTSVGVGENNSLSDVGPECDTRLSKSELGVSQDMDSSVLLFLSSDESQQSENSEIEKDTVCPVENGGQKESSSGDSEEPACGSALFVIDRTPGLSADKNFYLEDKAPSEVAVEEEEEEEEEDSEESSDSDEKKGESSDEEDLLNNTKSKLLKLTSSSIDPGLSIKQLGGLYINFNVDKLQPHKKTLTQIKEKKKTELLQKAVITPDFEKNYSVPPYSESKHQVQKQRRRTSLVPAST
- the Dnttip2 gene encoding deoxynucleotidyltransferase terminal-interacting protein 2 isoform X1; amino-acid sequence: MVVTRSGLSRTTLRAASESSQQKSSAPQGIGTHLESKKESGSDDRSTAEPQTAEKQSSALSRKRKSRNAGPPAEIAEPATDAEASEAESHASGVSSVLEVQEPIVRVTRKRKVVIAPTPKSSVRKRQKITPQHESLDEGVVSDAESHASGVSMIVPSTERSSRRKKGKSERESSQESQAEAISDAESSCSGISSLGATARRLARGMQKKLQAQAEKEDTKVIPGNKKQIMDTSVNSEDSDVRQTSQLPARPLSQVNRPDFSNNDLDDSIHRNSEKKLTTQNHQHLHRQEGNQASVASLTEIRKENCQSLDEEDTKIIDEKKIDGRDSQLNLSEVQDPHLQQSASQNHSSTPNSKAISQPSSPHSEAIMKSLENKFAVVKIERLNEEGADSLKTGDLTQFSDHGDSNEEPTSVGVGENNSLSDVGPECDTRLSKSELGVSQDMDSSVLLFLSSDESQQSENSEIEKDTVCPVENGGQKESSSGDSEEPACGSALFVIDRTPGLSADKNFYLEDKAPSEVAVEEEEEEEEEDSEESSDSDEKKGESSDEEDLLNNTKSKLLKLTSSSIDPGLSIKQLGGLYINFNVDKLQPHKKTLTQIKEKKKTELLQKAVITPDFEKNYSVPPYSESKHQVQKQRRKERQKTAGNGWFGMKAPELTDELKNDLKALKMRASMDPKRFYKKNDRDGFPKYFQVGTIVDNPADFYHSRIPKKQRKKTIVEELLADSEFRRFNRRKYSEIMAEKAANAAGKKFRKKKKFRN